Part of the Thermococcus barossii genome is shown below.
CCGATGAAGAAGTCTATAACGCCCGAGAATATGACGATTCCGCCGTTCTGAACCTTGAAGCCCATCAGCACCTTGATGATACCGAAGACGAAGTACGCCCCGCCGAGTATGAAGGTCAGTATCTGGGCTGACAGAAGGGGCTCCTCAATCATGGTGACTCCCACGGCTAGATAAAGAACCGCGAGCAGTAGCTGGAATATCCTCGTGCCACCGGTTTCGCCGCGACCGAAGAGACCGGCGAATATCAGCATTATACCGCCGACTATCAGGAACACTCCGAAGACGGATATGCTGGCGAGCGTTACGAACGGGAGCATTCCCAGGCCAACGATACCAAGGACGGTCAGCACGATACCGAGTATCAGATACCAGGGCCAGTGGGCCATCACGCTGGCCATCTGCTTTTTTGCCATCTCCTCTTTGTACTCCTCATACTCTTCTGGGGTCATTGGTTTCTTTCCTTCCTCAACCCCAGAAGGTTCCTTAACATCATCCATAGGTACTACCTCCAAAACGCCTTTTGCAAATAAGGTATCCACTTCGAACTGATAAAAAGCTTTCGTCGAATAGTTTTCGAGGATATTCCGATGCATTTTTAACCTTTCTTCTGAATGGAATTTCATGAGGTTCGAACCGAGACCCTTCACAGGGCCAGTGCCCTTCAGGTGCCTCTACTGCCTCGACTGCTGCAGGGGGAGGCACATTTACCTCACCCTTGATGACATAGAGAGGATAGCGAGGGCCGGGTACGACCCCGAGGAGTTCGTGACATTCTCCATCGAAGGCAACAAAATCCGCTTCGTCCTCGCGGTGAGGGAGTGGGACCTGGGATGCGTCTTCCACGACCCTGAGACAGGGAAGTGCAGGATACACGACGTCAACCCTATAATCTGCCGCATCTACCCCTTCATGGTATCTAGGAAGCCCCTCGGCGTCGAGGGTGAGAGGCCCTTCCACTACAAGGGGCAAGAACTGTGGCTCTACTACGACGAGAGCTGTCCAGGGATAAACGCCGAAGAGCCGGAGGTTGAGATAACGCCTGAGGAGATAGCGGAGCTCGGTCTTGAGTTTGAGAGGAAGTTCGAAAGGACCGACATGGAGGGCCTCGCGAGGCTCATGGATGAGCTCGAAAGGTAGATATATTCCCGGCGACTATCATTAAACATGAGGTACTGGAAGGTCATCCTCCTGCTCGGCTGTTTCGCCCTCCAGCTGGTAATCAACTTGGTCTTCTACGGTTTTCCTGCCATACTCTTCTCGGCCATAGTCCCGAAGTCCCTCCACCCAAAAATCGCATGGAGTTTGCCCTTCCTGATCTTTGCCTACTTTCTCCTGGCAATTGCCTCCCTCTATTACCTCGGAATCTCTCCAAGGCTCGAAAGGGGCAGGCTCTTTGGTTCGGCGTACTTCGTCATCGGCTCCCTCGGCTCGGCCTGGGTGATTTCCACCATCTCCAGTGTAGAAACTCCCTTGCTTCCCATAGTCTTCGGAGTCTGGCTGATCTCTTCCCTCGTCGGAATCGCCGCCCTCTGGCTGATGGAGGAAAAGCTTCCGGCCCTTCCTGCGGCTGTGATGGTGGCCCTTTTCGGCATCTCAGCGCTCATCAGCGCCGCAACGGCCCAGTGGGTAGTGGCTGACTACTACGTCCACGCCGGCAGTGGCATACCTGAGAACGCCACGGCTGTCGTAGGACACCCGGTAGAGGTGCCTCCTCCGAACTTCACGAACTCGAGCTGAGCTAAGGCTTTTAAGGAAGGCGGGAGACTCTCAAACGGTGGGTTCATGGAGGGTGAGCTTAGGTATAGGAGAGCCTCCTCGTGGGAGTACGATTTGATCCTCCGCGAGGCCGAGAAGTACGGGGAGCTGGAGCATCATTTCTTCGCGGTAGTGGAGGGCAAGTTTCGGGACGTTTACGCGGTGAATGAGAGGGTCTGGGCCGAGATTGAGGGGTTAAGGCTTAAGCCCTACGCCTACGGGACCTTCGTCGGCACGATAAAGGTGGACAACCTGGTGGAGAAGTTCTATCCCAACGTTGAGTTCTTCTACTTTGTGAGTGTTGAGAGGAACTACGCAGTGCTTACCCCGAAGGCCGGTTTCCTCTTCACCACGGGCAAGGACGTGCCGAGGAGCGGGGTGAGGAGGTACAGCTGGCAGGGGACGAAGAAGCTTGTCATCTACGATGAAAACGGGGTTCTCCTCGGCATCGGAAGGATTAACCCGGAAAGCCGGAGAAAGTTCATCCTGAACGTCACCGACATAGGGGAGTTTCTGAGACGAAAGATGTGAATCCTCGGCATGGCTGAAATTCACAACCTTTTCCTTACCGTCCGTAACTTTTTTAAGGCCTTTTGCGTAGCACATATTGATAACAAAAGGTAACTAAAGGAGGTGATGCCCGATGATCAGGAGGGTAAAGACGGGCATCCCCGGAATGGATGATGTTCTTCACGGGGGAATTCCTGAGAGAAACGTGGTTCTTCTGAGCGGTGGACCTGGAACCGGCAAGTCCATCTTCAGCCAGCAGTTCCTCTGGAACGGTCTCCAGATGGGCGAGCCCGGAATCTACGTCGCCCTTGAGGAGCACCCCGTTCAGGTGAGGCAGAACATGGCTCAGTTCGGCTGGGACGTCAGGAGGTACGAGGAGGAAGGCCTCTTCGCGATGGTTGATGCCTTCACGGCTGGAATAGGCAAGAGCAAGGAGTACGAGAAGTACATAGTCCACGATTTAACAGACATCAGGGAGTTCATAGACGTCCTGAGAACGGCGGTTAAGGACATCGGGGCCAGGAGGGTCGTCATAGACTCGGTAACGACGCTCTACATCAACAAGCCTGCGATGGCGAGGAGCATCGTGATGCAGCTGAAGAGGGTTTTGGCGGGTCTCGGAGTCACGAGCATTCTCGTGAGCCAGATAAGCGTTGGCGAAAGGGGCTTCGGCGGGCCCGGTGTCGAACACGGCGTTGATGGCATAATCCGCCTCGATCTGGACGAGATAGACGGCGAGCTGAAGCGCTCACTGATAGTCTGGAAGATGCGCGGGACGAGTCACAGCATGAGGAGGCACCCCTTTGAGATAACCGACGAGGGAATCGTCGTTTACCCCGACAAGGTTCTCAGGAGAAAGGCAATAGTTGAGGCCGAATAAAAACGAAGGGGGTGATGGCATGGAGGTTCCACTGAATCCCCTCGGGAGGGAGGAGATACACAGGCTTGAGAGCGTTCTCCTCTTCGCGACCCTCTTCAGGCCCGAGGTCATAGAGCTGATAAAGGACCCTGCAGAGAGGCTGACTTGGGTTGACAGTCTTGCAGTTGCAGCTGGAGCCATAGCGAGGGAAAAGGCAGGGATGACCGTTAGCGAGATTGCCGAGGAACTGGGCAGGACCGAGGCAACGATACGGAAGCACCTCAAGGGAGAAACCAAGGCGGGCCAGCTCGTCAGAGAAACCTACGAGCTGATAAAGCAGGGCAAGCTCGACGAGCTCGTCAGGAACGTTGAAGTCCTTACCAGTGGCGGCCAGCTCGTTGCCGCAGAGGAGTACGAGAGGCTGAAGCGCGAGAAAGAAGAACTTGAAGCAAAACTCAAAGAGCTTGAGGAGAAGACCAGCGGCCTCGAAGAGGAGAACAGGGAGCTCAGGGCAAAGCTTGAGAACGTTAGAAGAATTCTGGCCGACACGATGGAGAGGATAAGGGAAATAGAAAAGCTCCTCTAACCTCCGTTTTTCCTCAGAGCCTCTTCCCACGTCAGTATCATGTGGGTGAAGGTGTCGTCATCCTCCTCTATGCCTCTCTTTATCTCGGAGACATGGGCGTATTTGGCCCTGAGCTGCTCGAGGATGTAATCAACGGCCTTCTCCGGGTCGGCGGTGGTTCCACAGGTGTACACGTCGAGAGCGGCGTAGCCCTTCTCCGGCCAGGTGTGTATCGAGATGTGGCTCTCAGCGACGATGACCATGCCGCTGACCCCTGTGGGGGAGAACTTGAAGAAGTAGCTCGCCTTTATCTCCATGTTGCCGATCTTCGCCGCCTCTAGGAATATCTCCCTTATTTTGTCAGCGTTACCGAGGATTTCGGGATCGCAACCGGCAGCCTCAACAACGTAGTGGAACCCGATCGTCTCTATCTCAGTCATGGCTCTCACCTCTTGTTGCTCCTATTACGAACCCTTTTTAAAGTTAAGCCCCAAAGTAGAGAGCTGTGAACGGGCTGTTCTGGCGTTGAACGGCTCTTAATTGGCCTGGAATGCATTGAACGTTTGTGTTCTGGTCGTTATCGAAATTTTCCGAAAGCTTATGGTGGATTCCTCCCAGTACCGATTTGAAGGCTCTTTCATGGATTAAAGCCCCTCTCCACTCCGTTTAATCCTGCTCACCGATGGCCGTTTTTAAGCGTGAACCACTAATTTTAAAACTCATACCTCCAACTAACGACAAGTTTACGAAAACTCACGAAGGGGTGAAGGTATGTCGAAGTCCAAACCGAAGGCCAGGCCCGCGGCAGGGGATGCCGTAAGGGCAAAGAAACAGGAAAAACTGAGCTTTCTAGCGCGGATGGAGTACAAGAAGATGATAATGTACCCCCTTGCGGTCTTCGTGATAGCACTGATACTTCTCGCGGTCAACTTTCCGACGCTTGGAATAGACCTCCGGGGTGGAGTGGTCGTCACCGCCTACGGGGTGAACGCAAACCCGGATGAACTTGGAAGGTACATAAGCGATAAAATCGGGATGGAGGTAAGGGTCGAGAAATTCACCGGCGTGGAAGCCAGTGGCGTCAGGGTTTACGCACCGATAGGCACCGATCCGCTCAAGATAATCGAGGTGATGAAGGAGAAGTATCCAAACGCCGAATACACCCACAGCGAGGTGCAACCGACCTTTGGAGAGATAGCCCAGCAGCAGGGAATACGGGCGCTGGTATTTGCGTTCCTCGCGATGGCGGTTGTGGTCTTCCTGTTCTTCAGGAACCTCGTGCCATCGCTCACGATAATATTCTCCGCGCTCTCGGACATGACGATAGCCGTTGCCCTGATGGGCATCTTCGGCATCGAACTCACCACAGCCACGATAGCGGCCCTGCTCATGCTCATAGGTTACACCGTTGACAGTAACATCCTCCTGACAACCAAGCTCCTGAGGAGAAAGGAGGACTCCGTGGAGAAGGCCTATCTCTCGGCCGTTTCAACGGGCTTTACGATGAGCACCACAACGCTGGGTGCCCTGCTAATCCTCTGGATAATCTCGACCTCACAGACGATAGACAACATCGCCATAGTCCTCATCTTCGGTCTGCTCGCGGACTTCATGAACACCTGGATTCTCAACGCGGGCGTGCTCGAGTGGTACCTAGCCAGGGGTGGTAAAGCATGAAGAGAAGAACCAAAAAGCTTCTCCTCAACTGGAGGATAATCCTGCTCACTCTCTTCCTCGTAGGTTCGATAGCGACCCTCGCTCTCAAACCCCTCACCTTCGGTATAGACATAAGCGGCGGTGTTGCTCTCGTTGCCCAGACGGAGCATCCCGTTGATACCAAGACCATGCAGCTCGTCGTCGATTCCCTTCAGAAGAGGCTGAACACCCTTGGCCTGAGGGACATAACCGTTGAAGCCCAGGGAGACCAGATAGTCCTCATCAAGGTTGCCAACGTCACGTCGCCGGAGGAAGCGGAGAGGATAAAGAACGTCATTGAGAGCCAGGGTGTCTTCTATATGGAGTTCAGCGGGGTGATCTTTGGAACAGGAAACGACGTTGAATACGTTGGCATCTATCAGATAAAGCCCGACAACAGCTGGAGCGTCCCGTTCAGAATTTCAAAGAGCGCCGCCGAGAAGTTCGCCGAGCTGGCCTACGGCAAGAAGGGCTGGCCCGTTGATATGTTCCTTGACCCGCCGGTTAACTCCCTCATGGTCGTCCCGGAGAGCGTTTACAAGGCCATGAACAGCTCGGAGTTCAACGCAGAAGCACCGGAGGCACCGACGCTCATGGAGAGAATAGCTAAGGCCTTCAACATAAGCGTCGTCGCCTACGCCAACCAGAGCGCCGACGAGATAGCCAAGCTCGCCCAGGGCAAGGAAAAGATAGTCCTCGTTGACGTCCCGCAGGAGCTCCAGACCCAGCTCGAAGAGATGAACCTCACAGTTAGATACGTCCCGAGAGCCCAGGGCGAGAGCGACCACGCCCTCATAGTCCGCGTTCTCGGTCTCTACGGCCCGTACTCCCTCGGTGAGGGGCTCACGGTTGGAGAGCCCCAGCAGGACGTCCAGATAACCGGAAGCGCCCCGGACAGACTTACGGCCGAGCAGGAGGCAAGCACGATATACACCGTCCTCAAGAGCGGTTCGCTCCCGGTCAAGCTCACGGTCGTTGGCATGGAGTTCATCTCTCCGAGACTCGGAGAGGGCTTCAGGACGCAGGCAGTCTATGCTGGAATAGGCGCGCTCATAACTGTGCTTCTCATCGTCTACTTCCACTACAGGAACTGGAAGATAGCCATCCCCGTTGCCTCAACCAGCCTCTTTGAGGCGATAATCATCCTAGGCTTCGCGGCACTTATCAGGTGGAACCTGGACCTCCCGAGTATAGCCGGTATCATCGCGGCAATAGGTACTGGCGTTGACCAGCAGATAGTCATAACCGACGAGCTCCTCGGCGGGGAGAAAACCACGAAGATAAGCAGGCGCTCAAGCGTGCTCAAGAGGATGGGAAGGGCGTTCTTCGTTATCTTCGCCTCGGCGGCAACGACGATAGCTGCCATGAGCTTCCTGCTGGTGTACTTCGTCGGGACGCTCAAGGGCTTCGCCTTCACGACGATACTGGGCGTGCTGATAGGAATCCTGATAACCAGACCGGCCTACGCTGAAATAGCCAAATACCTCCTCGGTGAGGACTGATGTTCGTCGTGATAATGGGTGCCGGAAGGGTCGGCTACCTCGTGGCCAAGATGCTGGAGGAGGAGGGGCACGACGTCACCATAATAGAGATGAACAAGGAGCGCGCAAAGGAGCTCTCCCTCCTCATCAACGGTCTCGTCATTGAGGGCGACGCAACAGACCCGAAGACTCTTGAGGAGGCCAACATAAAGCAGGCAGATGCGTTCGCGGCTTTGACCGGCAAGGACGACGCGAACCTGCTCGCCTGCATACTGGCGAAGCACCTCAACCCGAAGATAAAGACTTCACTCAGGATAAGCAATCCCCAGAACAGGCGTATCTTTGAGGAGGTAACCGACCTCAAGCGCTACTTTGACTTCGTGATTTCGCCTGAGGAGATAGCAGCGGAGTACATCAGCAGGAACATAGTCACTCCGGGCTTTGACAGGGTGCTCTTCCCGAAGGAGGGAGCCGAGATAGTCCGCTTCAGCATCAACGGCGACAGCGAGATAGCCGGCAAGTTGGTCAAAGAGCTCAAACTGCCGAGGGACGCGCTCATGGTGGCGGTTTACGATGAGAAGGGCAACCTCATAATCCCATCCGGCGATACCAAGCTTCCAGAGAGCGGACAGATTATAATATTTGCCAAGAACAGCGTTCTGGACGACGT
Proteins encoded:
- a CDS encoding HdeD family acid-resistance protein, with amino-acid sequence MDDVKEPSGVEEGKKPMTPEEYEEYKEEMAKKQMASVMAHWPWYLILGIVLTVLGIVGLGMLPFVTLASISVFGVFLIVGGIMLIFAGLFGRGETGGTRIFQLLLAVLYLAVGVTMIEEPLLSAQILTFILGGAYFVFGIIKVLMGFKVQNGGIVIFSGVIDFFIGAMILANWPEWSPWVIGIFVAVELIVAGASFIAMSLGARSMKNNPELQV
- a CDS encoding YkgJ family cysteine cluster protein, coding for MRFEPRPFTGPVPFRCLYCLDCCRGRHIYLTLDDIERIARAGYDPEEFVTFSIEGNKIRFVLAVREWDLGCVFHDPETGKCRIHDVNPIICRIYPFMVSRKPLGVEGERPFHYKGQELWLYYDESCPGINAEEPEVEITPEEIAELGLEFERKFERTDMEGLARLMDELER
- a CDS encoding PUA domain-containing protein, with amino-acid sequence MEGELRYRRASSWEYDLILREAEKYGELEHHFFAVVEGKFRDVYAVNERVWAEIEGLRLKPYAYGTFVGTIKVDNLVEKFYPNVEFFYFVSVERNYAVLTPKAGFLFTTGKDVPRSGVRRYSWQGTKKLVIYDENGVLLGIGRINPESRRKFILNVTDIGEFLRRKM
- a CDS encoding KaiC domain-containing protein; this translates as MIRRVKTGIPGMDDVLHGGIPERNVVLLSGGPGTGKSIFSQQFLWNGLQMGEPGIYVALEEHPVQVRQNMAQFGWDVRRYEEEGLFAMVDAFTAGIGKSKEYEKYIVHDLTDIREFIDVLRTAVKDIGARRVVIDSVTTLYINKPAMARSIVMQLKRVLAGLGVTSILVSQISVGERGFGGPGVEHGVDGIIRLDLDEIDGELKRSLIVWKMRGTSHSMRRHPFEITDEGIVVYPDKVLRRKAIVEAE
- the speD gene encoding adenosylmethionine decarboxylase, which codes for MTEIETIGFHYVVEAAGCDPEILGNADKIREIFLEAAKIGNMEIKASYFFKFSPTGVSGMVIVAESHISIHTWPEKGYAALDVYTCGTTADPEKAVDYILEQLRAKYAHVSEIKRGIEEDDDTFTHMILTWEEALRKNGG
- a CDS encoding protein translocase subunit SecF, which produces MSKSKPKARPAAGDAVRAKKQEKLSFLARMEYKKMIMYPLAVFVIALILLAVNFPTLGIDLRGGVVVTAYGVNANPDELGRYISDKIGMEVRVEKFTGVEASGVRVYAPIGTDPLKIIEVMKEKYPNAEYTHSEVQPTFGEIAQQQGIRALVFAFLAMAVVVFLFFRNLVPSLTIIFSALSDMTIAVALMGIFGIELTTATIAALLMLIGYTVDSNILLTTKLLRRKEDSVEKAYLSAVSTGFTMSTTTLGALLILWIISTSQTIDNIAIVLIFGLLADFMNTWILNAGVLEWYLARGGKA
- a CDS encoding preprotein translocase subunit SecD is translated as MKRRTKKLLLNWRIILLTLFLVGSIATLALKPLTFGIDISGGVALVAQTEHPVDTKTMQLVVDSLQKRLNTLGLRDITVEAQGDQIVLIKVANVTSPEEAERIKNVIESQGVFYMEFSGVIFGTGNDVEYVGIYQIKPDNSWSVPFRISKSAAEKFAELAYGKKGWPVDMFLDPPVNSLMVVPESVYKAMNSSEFNAEAPEAPTLMERIAKAFNISVVAYANQSADEIAKLAQGKEKIVLVDVPQELQTQLEEMNLTVRYVPRAQGESDHALIVRVLGLYGPYSLGEGLTVGEPQQDVQITGSAPDRLTAEQEASTIYTVLKSGSLPVKLTVVGMEFISPRLGEGFRTQAVYAGIGALITVLLIVYFHYRNWKIAIPVASTSLFEAIIILGFAALIRWNLDLPSIAGIIAAIGTGVDQQIVITDELLGGEKTTKISRRSSVLKRMGRAFFVIFASAATTIAAMSFLLVYFVGTLKGFAFTTILGVLIGILITRPAYAEIAKYLLGED
- a CDS encoding potassium channel family protein codes for the protein MFVVIMGAGRVGYLVAKMLEEEGHDVTIIEMNKERAKELSLLINGLVIEGDATDPKTLEEANIKQADAFAALTGKDDANLLACILAKHLNPKIKTSLRISNPQNRRIFEEVTDLKRYFDFVISPEEIAAEYISRNIVTPGFDRVLFPKEGAEIVRFSINGDSEIAGKLVKELKLPRDALMVAVYDEKGNLIIPSGDTKLPESGQIIIFAKNSVLDDVKRLLEKKKPNNEN